The Quercus robur chromosome 7, dhQueRobu3.1, whole genome shotgun sequence genome has a segment encoding these proteins:
- the LOC126693194 gene encoding metacaspase-9, which yields MENGNKRLAVLVGCNYPNTPHELNGCINDVLAMRDVLVKWFGFDHSHIELLTDAPGSLVMPTGANIKKALDQMLKKAEPGDVLFFQYSGHGTRIPSAKPGHPFRQDEAIVPCDFNLITDVDFRQLVNCLPKGASFTILSDSCHSGGLIDKEKEQIGPSSVTSDGTLQQSCSPKTIPFESILQHLTSQTNINTSDIGTHLLELFGADASHKFHLHPNELDLSESLKTDEGILLSGCQANETSADMNPMMTGGKAYGAFSNAVQMVLKDHLGSLSNKEVVLLARKSLEAGGFAQHPCLYCSDENADAPFLWQPQGSDL from the exons ATGGAGAATGGAAACAAGAGGCTAGCTGTTTTGGTTGGTTGCAATTACCCCAACACCCCACATGAGTTAAATGGATGCATAAACGATGTTTTGGCCATGAGAGACGTGCTTGTTAAATGGTTTGGGTTCGATCACAGCCATATTGAACTCTTGACTGATGCACCTGGTTCATTAGTCATGCCCACTGGTGCTAACATTAAGAAGGCACTTGATCAGATGCTCAAGAAGGCTGAACCTGGAGATGTCCTATTCTTTCAGTATAGTGGACATGGAACAAGGATTCCATCAGCCAAACCTGGGCATCCCTTTAGGCAAGATGAAGCAATTGTGCCTTGTGATTTCAATCTAATCACTG ATGTGGACTTCCGGCAATTAGTGAATTGCCTGCCAAAGGGAGCAAGCTTCACAATTCTCTCAGACTCATGCCACAGTGGAGGCCTAATTGACAAAGAGAAAGAGCAAATTGGACCCTCTTCTGTCACCAGCGATGGCACATTGCAGCAATCATGTAGCCCCAAGACCATTCCCTTTGAATCAATTCTACAACATCTAACATCACAGACAAACATAAACACATCTGATATTGGCACTCATTTGTTAGAATTATTTGGAGCCGATGCAAGCCATAAGTTTCATTTACATCCAAATGAGCTGGACTTGTCTGAGTCATTGAAGACAGACGAAGGAATTCTTCTTAGTGGGTGTCAAGCCAATGAGACTTCTGCAGACATGAACCCAATGATGACTGGAGGAAAGGCGTATGGAGCATTCAGTAATGCTGTCCAGATGGTATTGAAGGATCATTTAGGTTCACTCAGCAACAAAGAAGTTGTGCTGCTAGCTAGGAAGTCTTTAGAGGCAGGAGGCTTTGCTCAACACCCTTGCCTCTACTGCAGTGATGAAAATGCTGATGCTCCTTTCTTATGGCAGCCTCAGGGCTCAGATTTATGA
- the LOC126691287 gene encoding uncharacterized protein LOC126691287, which produces MWNCSCCKLGLFGIKGSLLHGGKLKDPGWLTKHAAEYLEEFKQAQEHLSVPPWQSNGNVWRPPPQSLFKLNFDATIFKESNSSGFSAVIQNEQGEVMAALSTIGPTVTCSEEAETMACRKTLEFAVDAGFSKLVVEGDNANVMRAVSSSTPNMSMLGNVIDDIQFLLCGLRRASTSRIKRGGNRVAYVLARHANEL; this is translated from the coding sequence ATGTGGAATTGTTCTTGTTGTAAGCTTGGATTATTTGGAATCAAAGGAAGCTTGCTACATGGAGGGAAGCTCAAGGATCCAGGGTGGCTGACCAAACATGCTGCGGAGTATTTGGAGGAGTTTAAGCAGGCACAAGAGCACCTATCTGTCCCACCGTGGCAGTCTAATGGGAATGTGTGGCGTCCACCTCCTCAATCACTCTTCAAACTAAACTTCGATGCTACCATCTTTAAGGAGAGTAATAGCTCTGGCTTCAGTGCTGTTATCCAGAACGAACAAGGAGAAGTGATGGCTGCATTGTCTACCATAGGGCCAACGGTAACCTGTAGTGAGGAGGCTGAGACAATGGCTTGTAGGAAAACCTTGGAATTTGCTGTTGATGCGGGCTTTTCGAAGCTAGTGGTTGAAGGAGATAATGCTAATGTCATGAGAGCAGTTTCCTCATCAACTCCAAACATGTCTATGCTTGGAAATGTGATTGATGATATTCAATTTCTTCTCTGTGGGTTAAGGAGGGCTTCTACTAGTCGTATTAAAAGGGGTGGCAATAGGGTAGCTTATGTGCTAGCAAGACATGCTAATGAACTGTAG